Proteins found in one Corynebacterium canis genomic segment:
- a CDS encoding cobyric acid synthase, giving the protein MAAVLIAGTTSDAGKSVIVAGLCRALTRRGIRVAPFKAQNMSNNSAVCPDGGEIGRAQALQAAACGLEPSVDFNPILLKPGSDRTSQLVVRGRAEGQVSARSYIEHRTHLREVAAACLRDLESRFQLVVCEGAGSPAEINLRETDVANFGLAEACDLPVYVVGDIDRGGVLAHLFGTHQIVSEADRARIKGFVINKFRGDQSILDPGLAALEERTGVPTVAVLPYLYGLWVDAEDSLQSHIGSTIGPHTVAIGSQRLRVAAIRLPRVSNATDVEALACEPGVSVTWTIDPDAVAEADLVVLPGSKATVSDLQWLRTTGLFEAVAARTAPTLGICGGYQMLCRTIMDPVESGSAEPVPGIGIFDTDIVFDPSKTLIRHEHGAYEVHHGRVARTSETPWIGDEGAAKGMFRGTHRHGHLEHDETRREFLRWVAQACNKTGFVLSPDTSFHGERDRQLDLIADALEAHWDLDAFIAGLIEP; this is encoded by the coding sequence ATGGCGGCTGTGCTTATCGCCGGCACCACCTCGGACGCCGGCAAATCGGTGATTGTTGCGGGGCTGTGCCGCGCGCTGACCCGGCGCGGGATTCGGGTGGCGCCGTTTAAGGCGCAAAACATGTCCAATAATTCCGCGGTATGCCCGGATGGTGGCGAAATCGGGCGTGCCCAAGCCCTGCAGGCGGCGGCGTGCGGGCTGGAGCCGAGCGTGGATTTTAACCCGATCCTATTGAAGCCAGGTTCCGACCGTACTTCTCAATTGGTGGTCCGTGGGCGTGCGGAAGGGCAGGTCAGCGCGCGTTCCTATATCGAGCATCGCACGCACTTGCGAGAGGTTGCGGCGGCGTGTTTGCGGGATTTGGAGTCCCGATTTCAGCTGGTCGTGTGCGAGGGCGCGGGTTCGCCCGCGGAGATTAACCTGCGTGAAACGGACGTGGCCAACTTCGGGCTGGCCGAGGCGTGCGATCTGCCGGTGTACGTGGTCGGCGATATCGATCGCGGCGGCGTGCTCGCGCATTTGTTCGGGACGCATCAGATCGTGTCGGAGGCGGACCGGGCGCGGATCAAAGGCTTTGTGATCAATAAATTCCGCGGCGATCAAAGCATCCTCGACCCCGGTCTCGCCGCCCTTGAAGAGCGAACTGGCGTTCCAACGGTGGCGGTGTTGCCGTATCTTTATGGCCTGTGGGTGGATGCCGAGGATTCCCTGCAATCCCATATCGGCTCCACCATTGGCCCGCACACAGTTGCGATTGGCAGCCAGCGTCTTCGAGTCGCCGCGATCCGCCTGCCGCGCGTGTCCAACGCTACTGACGTCGAAGCCCTAGCGTGCGAGCCCGGCGTTTCCGTCACCTGGACCATCGATCCCGACGCCGTCGCGGAGGCCGACCTTGTGGTGCTGCCGGGATCCAAGGCAACCGTCTCTGACCTGCAATGGTTGCGCACCACCGGGCTTTTCGAGGCCGTGGCGGCCCGCACCGCACCCACCCTCGGCATCTGCGGCGGCTATCAAATGCTGTGCCGCACCATCATGGACCCCGTGGAATCCGGTTCGGCCGAACCCGTGCCGGGAATCGGCATCTTTGACACCGATATTGTGTTCGATCCTTCGAAAACTTTAATCCGGCACGAACACGGTGCCTACGAGGTGCACCACGGGCGGGTTGCCCGCACCAGCGAAACCCCGTGGATCGGGGACGAAGGCGCAGCCAAAGGCATGTTCCGGGGCACCCACCGCCACGGGCACTTGGAGCACGATGAGACCCGCCGGGAATTCCTCCGCTGGGTGGCACAAGCCTGCAATAAGACCGGGTTTGTGCTTAGCCCCGATACCTCATTCCACGGTGAGCGCGACCGCCAGCTCGACCTGATCGCGGATGCCTTGGAGGCGCACTGGGATTTGGACGCCTTTATCGCCGGATTGATCGAACCTTAG
- the map gene encoding type I methionyl aminopeptidase, with the protein MVVMSKTRARVTPGTPTPIRTVPKHIVRPEYVWKDTVREAMGEPVIQTPETIEAMREASRIAANALVVAGRAVAPGVTTDELDRIAHEYMCDHGAYPSTLGYRGFPKSCCTSLNEVVCHGIPDSTVIQDGDIVNIDVTAFKNGVHGDTNATFLAGEVSEEHRLLVERTKEATLRAIRAAKPGRELNVIGRVIESYAKRFGYQVVRDFTGHGVGPTFHNGLVVLHYDNNVYNDLLEPGMTLTIEPMINLGDLPYEIWDDGWTVVNKDGKFTAQFEHTIVITESGNEILTLPDEDI; encoded by the coding sequence ATGGTGGTCATGTCTAAAACTCGCGCCCGCGTCACCCCCGGAACACCCACCCCAATTCGCACCGTGCCCAAGCATATTGTTCGCCCCGAATACGTGTGGAAAGACACGGTGCGCGAGGCGATGGGGGAACCGGTGATCCAAACCCCCGAAACAATCGAAGCTATGCGCGAAGCTTCTCGGATTGCGGCGAATGCTTTGGTGGTGGCGGGGCGGGCCGTGGCCCCGGGCGTGACCACGGATGAGCTGGACCGGATCGCTCACGAATATATGTGCGATCATGGCGCGTATCCCTCGACGCTGGGCTACCGCGGGTTCCCGAAAAGCTGCTGCACCTCGCTCAATGAAGTGGTGTGCCACGGCATTCCGGATAGCACCGTGATCCAGGACGGAGACATCGTAAATATCGACGTCACCGCCTTTAAAAACGGTGTGCACGGCGACACCAACGCCACCTTTCTCGCGGGCGAGGTGAGCGAGGAACATCGGCTGCTGGTGGAGCGAACCAAGGAGGCCACGCTGCGCGCGATCCGCGCGGCCAAGCCGGGGCGCGAGCTCAATGTAATTGGACGCGTGATCGAATCTTATGCCAAGCGTTTTGGCTACCAGGTGGTGCGCGATTTCACCGGGCACGGCGTGGGGCCGACCTTTCACAATGGGCTAGTGGTGCTGCACTACGACAATAATGTGTATAATGACCTGCTCGAACCCGGCATGACGCTGACCATCGAGCCGATGATTAACCTTGGTGATTTGCCGTACGAAATTTGGGATGACGGCTGGACCGTGGTGAATAAGGACGGGAAATTTACCGCTCAATTCGAACACACGATCGTGATTACGGAGAGCGGGAATGAGATCCTGACGCTACCGGACGAAGATATCTAA
- a CDS encoding carboxymuconolactone decarboxylase family protein, which translates to MSIHEHAEEYFETLFHNRRSRFQTLDPELAEFYVNFAYGELIEQSEDLDTHDRLMTHLAALIACGSENMYMVMLEAALNVGVTPIEIKEILYQASAYVGMGRVYDFLHITNNELLRRDEKLPLAGQATTTPETRKAEGERLQRAILGDQVVDALRANTAPDMHHVLDYISDNVFGDLYSRTGIGRPMRELLTLSMLVALGGCESQLRSHIAANINVGNSRAKMVTCVTQLLPIIGYPRTLNGLRVIAETATD; encoded by the coding sequence ATGTCGATTCATGAACACGCTGAAGAATATTTTGAAACGCTATTCCATAATCGGCGTTCGAGATTCCAAACATTGGACCCCGAACTCGCCGAGTTCTATGTGAACTTCGCTTATGGTGAGCTGATTGAGCAATCCGAGGACCTAGACACCCACGATCGCTTAATGACGCATTTGGCGGCATTAATAGCGTGCGGCTCAGAAAACATGTACATGGTGATGCTCGAGGCCGCCTTAAACGTTGGGGTCACCCCGATCGAGATCAAGGAGATCCTCTACCAGGCTTCCGCCTATGTCGGCATGGGCCGGGTGTACGATTTCCTGCACATCACCAATAACGAGCTGCTACGCCGCGATGAAAAGCTGCCGCTTGCGGGTCAGGCCACGACCACGCCGGAGACCCGCAAAGCCGAAGGTGAGCGGCTGCAACGCGCCATTTTGGGCGACCAGGTCGTGGACGCGCTGCGCGCGAATACCGCACCGGATATGCACCACGTGCTGGACTATATTTCCGATAATGTGTTCGGGGATTTGTATAGCCGGACGGGCATCGGCCGGCCCATGCGGGAATTGCTTACCCTTTCGATGCTGGTTGCGCTCGGCGGCTGCGAATCGCAGCTGCGCTCCCATATCGCGGCAAATATCAATGTGGGCAATAGCCGCGCCAAAATGGTCACCTGCGTCACCCAGCTGCTGCCGATCATCGGCTACCCGCGCACCCTGAATGGCCTGCGCGTGATCGCCGAAACCGCCACCGATTAG
- a CDS encoding penicillin-binding transpeptidase domain-containing protein: protein MKRVLGIVCVLGILGASTACTPKPDAADPVVEEFLAAMSRGDMGIAAEMSDQPDVARSVLADSWSGMQAEGLETKIERVQTRESLATATYTLTWDLPKDRTYSYTAEMTLSQTKGQWAVRWQPTILHSKLGANQHLELRAIPAERASVISSDGAEILAPGVVHRVLLNPTEADNVAGAAARVAEALRSAHGRDDTVPQVSSSDLEAKLKDMKGPYSVAVVNDTQGKIIADELRGVPGVTVHEEAAMVRADPNFAPDIISRVEKVVNKDLEGANGWQVAAVNSHGALIDALEVHAPQPAPAVRISIDHNIQRAAQQAVDLRKEMKAMMVAIRPSTGEILAVAQTQKADEDGDVALMGQYPPGSTFKIITAAAGIMDEDLTPDSIVPCPGTMEIGHRIVTNYNQFSRGNVPMESAFAASCNTSFADISSRLEPGELEHTAKQFGLGLDYEIEGVNTITGAVPTGEELVDRVEAGFGQGKDLASPFGMALVAATAAHGQTPVPYLVPGHETKISEQVDPPSPESIEGLRRMMRSVVTSGTARGMGAGGEIRGKTGEAEITGGSHAWFAGYRDDVAFATLVVLGGGSESAVAITDHFFKTMDAGAR, encoded by the coding sequence ATGAAACGTGTGCTGGGAATCGTTTGTGTGCTGGGAATCTTGGGTGCATCGACGGCCTGCACGCCGAAACCTGATGCGGCGGACCCCGTGGTGGAGGAGTTCCTTGCCGCGATGTCGCGCGGGGATATGGGGATCGCCGCGGAGATGTCCGATCAGCCCGATGTGGCGCGCAGCGTGCTTGCGGATTCCTGGTCCGGCATGCAGGCGGAAGGGCTCGAAACCAAGATCGAACGCGTGCAAACCCGGGAGTCGTTGGCCACCGCAACGTACACGCTGACCTGGGATTTGCCCAAGGACCGCACCTACAGCTACACCGCCGAGATGACGTTGAGCCAGACGAAGGGCCAGTGGGCGGTCCGCTGGCAGCCAACCATCCTCCATTCGAAACTAGGTGCGAATCAGCATTTGGAGCTGCGGGCCATTCCCGCCGAGCGTGCCAGCGTGATTAGTAGCGACGGCGCGGAGATCCTCGCCCCCGGGGTGGTGCACCGCGTGCTTTTGAACCCCACCGAAGCGGACAACGTTGCGGGTGCCGCGGCGCGCGTGGCCGAGGCGTTGAGAAGCGCGCACGGGCGTGACGATACGGTGCCGCAGGTGAGCAGTTCGGACTTAGAAGCGAAGCTCAAGGACATGAAGGGCCCGTATTCCGTCGCCGTTGTTAATGATACGCAGGGCAAAATTATCGCCGATGAATTGCGCGGGGTGCCCGGCGTGACGGTACATGAGGAGGCCGCTATGGTGCGCGCCGACCCCAATTTCGCCCCCGATATTATTTCCCGCGTGGAAAAGGTGGTGAATAAGGACCTTGAGGGGGCCAACGGTTGGCAGGTCGCCGCAGTGAATTCCCACGGCGCGCTTATCGACGCCCTGGAGGTCCACGCCCCACAACCCGCCCCGGCCGTGCGCATCAGCATCGACCACAATATTCAGCGGGCCGCCCAACAGGCCGTTGATCTGCGGAAAGAAATGAAGGCCATGATGGTGGCCATCCGTCCCTCCACCGGGGAAATCCTGGCGGTGGCCCAGACGCAGAAGGCCGACGAAGACGGCGATGTGGCGCTGATGGGCCAATATCCGCCCGGCTCGACGTTTAAGATCATCACAGCCGCGGCCGGGATTATGGATGAAGATCTCACCCCCGATAGCATCGTGCCGTGCCCCGGAACCATGGAAATCGGGCATCGGATTGTGACCAACTATAACCAGTTTTCGCGCGGAAATGTGCCCATGGAATCCGCCTTTGCGGCCTCCTGTAACACCAGTTTTGCAGATATTTCCTCCCGCCTGGAGCCCGGGGAATTAGAACACACGGCCAAGCAATTCGGTCTCGGACTGGATTACGAAATCGAGGGCGTGAATACCATTACCGGGGCCGTGCCCACCGGTGAGGAATTGGTCGACCGCGTGGAGGCCGGTTTCGGCCAAGGCAAGGACCTGGCCAGCCCGTTTGGCATGGCGCTGGTGGCGGCCACCGCCGCGCATGGTCAGACGCCCGTTCCGTACCTGGTGCCGGGGCATGAGACCAAGATCAGCGAGCAGGTCGATCCGCCGTCTCCGGAGTCCATCGAGGGCCTGCGCCGCATGATGCGTTCCGTGGTCACCAGCGGCACCGCGCGCGGCATGGGTGCGGGCGGGGAGATCCGCGGCAAGACCGGCGAGGCGGAAATCACCGGTGGTTCGCACGCGTGGTTCGCCGGTTATCGCGACGACGTGGCCTTCGCAACTTTGGTCGTACTCGGCGGGGGCTCGGAGTCCGCCGTTGCGATCACGGACCACTTTTTTAAGACCATGGACGCCGGGGCAAGGTAG